From a region of the Vibrio ostreae genome:
- a CDS encoding aldose 1-epimerase family protein, with protein sequence MKIKTSYAAILLSLAAMNTQAVEFVLTNSASGEDVGNWQVSNQSLGLSANTPFSVEKRRLHGGKQLGVDVLIVNNGELTITLVPTRGMGILKVERDGKRILGWDSPVKEVVNPAFIDLESRNGLGWLDGFNEMLVRCGYEWTGHPGVDDNGQLLSLHGRVQNTPASSVKVTIDDAAPHKITIEGEVSERTFKKAELVTLTKLEVTPGSNRFSLHDTLTNQADYDDEYQIIYHSNFGRPILEQGAKVIAAASEISPFNDYAKAGLKEWQTYLGPTKNFDEMVFNLKPIGDADGNSLAVLHNKNGSSGVALGYNVTQLPVLTLWKNTDTEQQGYVTGIEPGTSYAYNTKYQRPLGLVPTIKAGESKHFDVTYTVLRNNKEVSQAVNKVKEIQGQTPLKQLTQPLVDLSKAD encoded by the coding sequence ATGAAAATCAAAACTTCGTACGCTGCCATCCTGCTCAGTTTAGCCGCAATGAATACTCAGGCCGTTGAGTTTGTGCTAACCAATTCTGCCAGCGGTGAAGATGTCGGCAACTGGCAAGTCAGCAACCAATCGTTAGGTTTATCGGCTAACACGCCTTTCTCAGTAGAAAAACGCCGCCTGCATGGCGGAAAGCAGCTGGGGGTGGACGTACTCATCGTTAATAATGGTGAACTGACGATCACTCTTGTTCCAACCCGCGGCATGGGGATACTCAAGGTCGAACGGGATGGCAAACGTATTCTGGGCTGGGACTCCCCGGTCAAAGAAGTGGTTAACCCGGCCTTTATCGATTTGGAAAGCCGCAACGGTCTGGGATGGCTGGACGGATTTAATGAAATGCTGGTGCGCTGTGGTTATGAATGGACCGGACACCCTGGCGTGGATGACAACGGACAACTGCTGAGCCTGCATGGTCGCGTGCAGAATACACCGGCTTCCAGCGTCAAAGTAACTATTGATGACGCTGCGCCGCACAAAATAACGATTGAAGGCGAAGTCTCTGAACGTACCTTCAAAAAAGCCGAGTTGGTTACCCTGACCAAACTCGAGGTGACTCCGGGCTCTAACCGCTTTTCCTTGCATGACACCCTGACCAACCAAGCAGACTATGACGATGAATACCAGATCATCTACCACTCCAACTTTGGCCGCCCCATCCTGGAACAGGGTGCGAAAGTGATCGCCGCAGCGAGTGAAATTTCTCCCTTCAATGACTACGCCAAGGCTGGCCTGAAAGAGTGGCAAACCTACCTCGGCCCGACAAAAAACTTTGATGAGATGGTATTTAACCTCAAACCAATCGGTGATGCGGACGGCAACAGCCTGGCGGTTTTACACAACAAGAACGGCTCTAGCGGTGTTGCGCTGGGCTACAACGTCACTCAGTTACCGGTGCTGACATTATGGAAAAACACCGACACCGAACAACAGGGCTATGTGACGGGCATTGAGCCGGGCACAAGCTATGCCTATAACACCAAGTACCAGCGCCCGCTCGGGCTGGTCCCGACCATCAAGGCTGGCGAAAGCAAACACTTTGATGTCACATACACTGTGCTGCGCAATAACAAAGAAGTCTCTCAGGCGGTGAACAAAGTCAAGGAAATTCAGGGACAGACGCCACTCAAACAGCTTACGCAACCACTGGTTGATTTAAGCAAAGCAGACTAA
- a CDS encoding transposase encodes MTTARAKLICPQITPYYHCVSRCVRRSFLCGQDHVSGRSYEHRRQWVEDKILHLAAIYCIDICAYAVMSNHYHLVVRIDHESALALSPAEVIERWSIDHHLPAIIQRFKSAQTTQPENDKCMKIIETWRERLSSLSWFMKELNFDIALQANKEDECTGHFWEGRFKSQALLDEKALLAAMAYVDLNPVRAKEASTPEKSRYTSLKLRLSKAAKGLTQSPPLLNFVGFNGSLQTKGLPFSFQDYLHLVDWLGRHIKPDKAGHISSAQPDILTRLALSAHDCLYLCTQLEAKPRLWIGGAQKLLSAKNRLNRRRMVGLVIS; translated from the coding sequence ATGACCACAGCCCGTGCCAAACTTATTTGTCCGCAAATAACGCCCTATTATCATTGCGTGTCACGCTGTGTCCGACGTTCATTCTTATGCGGCCAGGATCACGTCTCTGGTCGTTCCTACGAGCATCGCCGCCAATGGGTCGAAGACAAAATCCTTCATCTCGCAGCTATCTACTGCATCGATATCTGCGCCTATGCTGTAATGAGCAACCACTACCACTTGGTGGTGCGTATTGACCACGAGTCTGCGTTAGCATTATCCCCGGCTGAAGTCATCGAACGCTGGAGTATCGATCACCACTTACCGGCAATCATACAGCGATTTAAATCCGCTCAGACAACCCAGCCAGAAAATGATAAGTGCATGAAAATCATAGAGACATGGCGGGAAAGATTGTCTTCTCTCAGTTGGTTTATGAAAGAACTCAATTTTGATATCGCTCTTCAAGCGAACAAAGAAGACGAATGTACCGGACATTTTTGGGAAGGGCGGTTCAAGTCCCAGGCGCTACTGGATGAAAAGGCACTCCTGGCAGCAATGGCTTACGTTGACCTGAACCCGGTACGAGCCAAAGAAGCATCAACGCCGGAAAAATCCAGATACACTTCACTCAAACTGAGACTGAGTAAAGCGGCAAAAGGTCTAACTCAATCGCCGCCATTACTTAATTTTGTTGGCTTTAATGGCTCTTTGCAAACCAAAGGCCTTCCTTTTTCCTTCCAAGATTATCTGCATCTGGTGGATTGGCTAGGCAGACACATTAAGCCGGATAAGGCCGGGCATATCTCTTCTGCACAACCGGATATCCTCACCCGTTTGGCGTTGTCAGCACATGATTGTCTCTATCTTTGCACCCAACTCGAAGCGAAACCACGCTTGTGGATAGGTGGCGCACAAAAATTACTGAGTGCCAAAAACCGGTTAAATCGCCGCCGCATGGTAGGCCTGGTGATCTCTTAA
- a CDS encoding PhzF family phenazine biosynthesis protein, whose amino-acid sequence MELDLYVVDAFTQQQFSGNSAAVIPINEWLSDELMLSIAQENNLSETAFVKRLGQDHYAIRWFSPITEIDFCGHATLASAYVLFNHFNTGHKLTFDTLAVGTLNVTQAEDKLISMSFPNRAPHPINQVPAALLEGLSIKPDEIWLSPQAYFAIYHDEASVLNVLRNNENLKQLAPFDVVATALSTNYDFISRYFWPANGGDEDPVTGSIHAGLVPFWSERLNKTELIAYQASARGGILHCRLEEERVIVAGHAVLYLQGKINVS is encoded by the coding sequence ATGGAACTGGATCTTTATGTGGTGGATGCATTCACCCAGCAGCAGTTTAGTGGCAATTCAGCCGCGGTTATACCGATTAACGAATGGCTGAGTGATGAACTCATGCTCTCTATCGCACAAGAAAACAACCTGTCCGAAACTGCATTTGTTAAACGTCTCGGACAAGATCACTACGCGATTCGCTGGTTCTCCCCGATTACGGAAATCGACTTTTGTGGGCACGCCACCCTAGCTTCAGCTTATGTGCTATTTAACCATTTCAACACCGGGCACAAACTGACATTTGATACGCTTGCAGTGGGTACCCTGAATGTCACTCAGGCTGAAGATAAACTGATTTCGATGAGTTTTCCTAATCGAGCGCCTCACCCTATCAATCAAGTCCCAGCAGCGCTGCTCGAAGGACTTTCCATCAAACCGGATGAAATCTGGCTCAGCCCACAAGCCTATTTTGCAATTTATCATGATGAAGCCTCAGTGCTTAACGTGCTGCGTAATAATGAGAATCTCAAACAACTGGCGCCGTTTGATGTTGTCGCCACTGCACTTTCGACCAACTATGATTTCATATCACGCTACTTTTGGCCGGCCAATGGCGGTGACGAGGATCCGGTAACAGGTTCAATTCACGCGGGTTTGGTACCATTCTGGTCGGAAAGACTCAATAAAACAGAATTGATCGCTTATCAGGCATCAGCACGCGGCGGCATTTTGCATTGCCGTTTAGAAGAAGAAAGAGTGATAGTGGCTGGGCATGCTGTTTTATATTTGCAGGGTAAGATAAACGTCAGCTAA
- a CDS encoding c-type cytochrome — translation MMKKLFACLLLGGLSAAAMGQTPESDLVARGEYLARAGDCVACHTAQGGAPFAGGLLMPTPIGNIYSTNITPDKETGIGGYSFEDFDQAVRHGVRKDGDSLYPAMPYPSYAIVSKQDMRALYVYFMQGVKPVKQANHAVDIPWPLSMRWPLSLWRGMFAPGVQDFSADSDADAATERGRYLVQGLGHCGACHTPRAITMQEKALSDGEGADYLSGGDPMEGWVAKNLRGDNKDGLGQWSEQELVTFLKTGRNSHTAVFGGMTDVVEHSLQYLSQEDLTAIARYLKSLPAKDPQQASFKPDGSVANALWHGDDSKPGAAVYIDSCAACHKSDGSGYDHFFPALRGNSVVQTEDATSLIHVVLAGSTLPGTQQAPSAITMPPFGWRLSDQEVAEVVNFIRSSWGNQAKAVDAAQVKAIRAEIEGANPALLGNVNPDKLSQVQR, via the coding sequence ATGATGAAAAAATTGTTTGCTTGCCTGTTACTTGGCGGATTAAGCGCCGCTGCTATGGGACAGACGCCTGAGTCTGATTTGGTGGCTCGCGGCGAATATCTGGCCCGCGCCGGAGACTGTGTGGCTTGTCACACTGCACAAGGGGGCGCGCCGTTTGCCGGTGGTCTGTTGATGCCGACCCCGATTGGCAATATCTACAGTACCAATATCACCCCGGATAAAGAGACCGGAATTGGTGGCTACAGCTTTGAGGACTTTGACCAGGCAGTACGCCATGGGGTAAGAAAGGATGGTGACAGCCTGTATCCTGCGATGCCGTATCCTTCTTACGCCATTGTCAGTAAACAGGACATGCGTGCACTGTATGTTTACTTCATGCAAGGGGTTAAGCCGGTGAAGCAGGCTAACCATGCCGTGGATATTCCGTGGCCGCTGTCGATGCGCTGGCCGCTGAGCCTGTGGCGCGGTATGTTTGCGCCTGGGGTGCAGGACTTTAGCGCTGACAGCGATGCGGATGCGGCGACCGAGCGTGGCCGTTATCTGGTTCAGGGGCTGGGTCACTGCGGGGCTTGCCATACCCCACGTGCCATAACCATGCAGGAAAAAGCGCTGAGCGACGGCGAGGGAGCGGACTACTTATCCGGCGGTGACCCAATGGAAGGTTGGGTGGCGAAGAATTTGCGTGGCGATAATAAAGATGGCCTGGGGCAATGGAGTGAGCAGGAGCTGGTCACTTTCCTCAAAACCGGCCGTAACTCGCATACCGCCGTGTTTGGCGGGATGACGGATGTGGTTGAGCACAGCCTGCAATACCTGTCGCAGGAGGATCTGACTGCGATTGCCCGCTACCTGAAATCCTTGCCGGCAAAAGATCCGCAGCAAGCGTCGTTTAAACCCGATGGCAGTGTGGCCAACGCGTTGTGGCATGGCGATGACAGTAAACCAGGCGCTGCGGTGTATATCGATAGCTGTGCGGCTTGTCACAAGAGTGACGGCAGTGGTTACGACCACTTCTTCCCGGCCCTGCGCGGGAATTCCGTGGTGCAGACCGAAGATGCAACCTCGCTGATCCACGTTGTGTTGGCTGGTAGCACGCTGCCCGGCACACAGCAGGCACCGAGTGCGATCACCATGCCTCCGTTTGGCTGGCGTTTGAGCGACCAGGAAGTGGCTGAAGTAGTGAATTTTATCCGCTCCAGCTGGGGCAACCAGGCTAAAGCGGTGGATGCCGCACAAGTTAAAGCAATTCGTGCTGAGATTGAAGGCGCTAACCCTGCTCTGCTGGGTAACGTTAATCCGGATAAGTTATCGCAAGTGCAGCGCTAG
- a CDS encoding GMC family oxidoreductase, translating into MAKQMKKADAVIVGFGWAGSIMAKELTEAGLNVVALERGPMRDTYPDGAYPQTIDELTYNTRRKLFQDLSKSTVTFRHNDAQTAVPYRQLAVFLPGNGTGGAGLHWSGVHFRVDPVELRLRSHYEERYGKRFIPEGMTIQDFGVSYQELEPFFDKAEKVFGTSGSEWSVRGQVIGKGKGGNPYAPDRSDRFPLQAQKRTYSAQLFAKAAESVGYHPYDLPSANTSGPYTNTYGAQMGPCNFCGYCSGYACYMYSKASPNVNIWPALKQEPKFELRANSYVLRVNLTDDKKKATGVTYIDAQGQEVEQPAGIVVLAAFQFHNVHLMLLSGIGQPYNPITNEGVVGRNFAYQNLSTIKAFFDQNTYTNNFIGAGGAGVAVDDFNADNFDHGPHGFVGGSPFWVNQAGTKPISGLPTAPGAPAWGSEWKGAIKQAYNHHVSMDAHGAHQSYRVNYMDLDPNYTDVHGQPLLRMTFDWQENDIKMSQFMHNKMANIARAMNPQAMSGSAKQAGEHFDARKYQTTHLNGGAVMGENPKTSAVNRYLQSWDVHNVFVPGASAFPQGLGYNPTGMVAALTYWSARAIREQYLKNPGPLVQA; encoded by the coding sequence ATGGCAAAACAGATGAAAAAAGCCGATGCTGTGATTGTTGGCTTCGGCTGGGCTGGTTCTATTATGGCCAAAGAGCTGACAGAAGCCGGCTTGAATGTGGTGGCGCTAGAGCGCGGCCCGATGCGCGATACCTATCCCGATGGTGCGTATCCACAAACTATTGACGAGCTGACCTATAACACGCGGCGCAAACTGTTCCAAGATCTGTCCAAAAGTACAGTGACGTTTCGCCACAACGACGCGCAGACGGCGGTGCCTTACCGTCAGCTGGCGGTGTTTTTACCCGGCAACGGGACAGGCGGCGCAGGATTGCACTGGTCTGGCGTGCATTTTCGGGTCGACCCGGTCGAGCTGCGCCTGCGCAGCCATTATGAAGAGCGCTATGGCAAGCGCTTCATTCCGGAAGGGATGACGATTCAGGATTTCGGTGTCTCTTATCAGGAACTAGAGCCTTTCTTTGATAAAGCGGAGAAAGTGTTCGGCACCTCGGGCTCGGAGTGGTCGGTCAGGGGCCAGGTGATCGGTAAAGGCAAAGGCGGTAACCCGTATGCGCCGGATCGTTCCGATCGCTTTCCGCTCCAAGCGCAAAAGCGCACCTATTCGGCCCAGCTGTTTGCCAAAGCGGCCGAATCAGTCGGTTATCATCCCTATGACCTGCCGTCAGCCAATACTTCCGGTCCTTACACGAACACCTATGGTGCCCAGATGGGGCCCTGTAATTTCTGCGGTTACTGCAGTGGTTACGCCTGTTACATGTATTCCAAAGCATCACCGAATGTGAATATCTGGCCAGCACTGAAGCAAGAGCCGAAATTTGAACTGCGCGCTAACTCTTATGTGCTGCGCGTGAATCTGACAGACGATAAAAAGAAAGCTACGGGAGTGACTTACATAGATGCACAAGGCCAAGAAGTCGAACAACCGGCGGGCATCGTGGTTCTGGCGGCGTTCCAATTCCATAACGTTCATCTGATGCTGTTGTCCGGTATCGGCCAGCCCTATAACCCCATCACCAATGAAGGGGTGGTGGGGCGTAATTTCGCCTATCAGAACCTGTCGACCATCAAGGCGTTTTTCGATCAAAATACCTACACCAATAACTTCATTGGTGCCGGCGGTGCTGGGGTGGCGGTGGATGACTTCAACGCTGATAACTTCGATCACGGACCGCACGGCTTTGTGGGCGGCTCACCGTTCTGGGTTAACCAGGCGGGTACCAAGCCAATCTCCGGTTTGCCGACTGCACCGGGTGCTCCTGCCTGGGGTAGCGAGTGGAAAGGCGCGATTAAGCAGGCTTATAACCATCATGTGTCGATGGACGCGCACGGCGCGCACCAGTCTTACCGGGTCAATTACATGGATCTTGATCCTAACTATACCGATGTGCATGGTCAGCCTTTGCTGCGTATGACATTCGACTGGCAGGAGAACGACATCAAGATGTCGCAGTTTATGCACAACAAGATGGCTAACATTGCCAGGGCGATGAATCCGCAAGCGATGAGCGGCAGTGCCAAACAAGCCGGCGAGCATTTCGATGCCCGTAAGTATCAGACCACTCACCTTAATGGTGGCGCGGTGATGGGGGAAAACCCGAAAACCAGTGCAGTGAACCGCTATCTGCAAAGCTGGGATGTGCACAATGTGTTTGTGCCGGGCGCTTCTGCGTTCCCGCAGGGGCTGGGTTACAACCCGACCGGTATGGTTGCGGCACTGACCTACTGGTCCGCCAGAGCGATTCGCGAACAATACCTGAAAAATCCAGGTCCTTTGGTTCAGGCGTAA
- a CDS encoding gluconate 2-dehydrogenase subunit 3 family protein, which yields MSNNNDTPDSALRRDFLARTLALIPTVAIGSSLGGLTSSSVARAASLTSEAASETDNQQARDYFPTFFSSEEFAFIEAAVAVLIPNDQYGPGALEAGVPEFIDRQMNTPYGSGSNWYMQGPFNPEAAPELGYQRPLVPRDIYKLGIAEAEKVAQQKMGQRFTKLSVSKQTQLLSQMENDQVNFEQLPASLFFATLLQNTREGFFSDPIHGGNQNMVGWNLIGFPGARADFMDWVERDEAYPFPPVSITGQRG from the coding sequence ATGTCTAACAACAATGACACGCCGGATAGTGCGCTACGCCGCGATTTTCTGGCCAGGACCTTAGCCTTGATCCCCACAGTTGCCATTGGCAGTTCCCTTGGGGGATTGACCTCTTCATCAGTCGCTCGCGCGGCATCCCTTACTTCCGAAGCTGCAAGCGAGACAGATAATCAGCAAGCACGAGACTATTTCCCGACCTTTTTTAGCAGCGAAGAGTTTGCTTTTATTGAAGCGGCCGTCGCAGTGTTGATTCCCAATGACCAATATGGTCCGGGCGCTCTGGAAGCGGGCGTACCTGAGTTTATCGACCGTCAGATGAATACGCCTTATGGCAGCGGATCGAACTGGTATATGCAAGGGCCGTTTAACCCGGAGGCCGCTCCAGAGCTGGGCTATCAGCGCCCGCTGGTGCCACGTGATATCTATAAGCTTGGCATCGCAGAAGCCGAAAAGGTTGCGCAGCAGAAAATGGGTCAGCGTTTTACCAAGTTGAGTGTCAGCAAACAAACCCAATTGCTCAGCCAGATGGAAAATGATCAGGTGAATTTTGAGCAGCTGCCAGCCAGCCTGTTTTTTGCCACCTTACTGCAGAATACGCGGGAAGGTTTCTTCAGCGATCCGATTCATGGCGGCAACCAGAACATGGTCGGCTGGAATTTGATTGGGTTTCCCGGCGCGCGCGCTGATTTTATGGACTGGGTTGAGCGTGATGAGGCCTACCCATTCCCACCGGTTTCTATTACAGGTCAGCGAGGTTAA
- a CDS encoding AraC family transcriptional regulator: protein MRDRLSIRSYSAHATSHLHHYHQVVIPLSGSIEMELGGSAKPLRAGIGDCVVIRAATRHDFRASSAFRFLVADLSQLPDNLAHSEVTDFILDAPALAFAQFVDSQLSSEVDNRIEDKILDLFLDLLARQRLAAPLDNRIQKALQVMRDNLAMPLTINQLARVACLSSTQYKTLFKASMGMTTFQYLTKLRMERARALLSHSDLPIALIAEQVGFVDPSAFSRSFSRYFGQPPKYFNARRG, encoded by the coding sequence GTGCGCGACCGACTCTCTATCCGCTCTTACAGTGCGCACGCCACCAGCCATCTGCATCACTATCATCAGGTTGTGATCCCGTTATCCGGGTCTATTGAAATGGAACTGGGTGGCAGTGCCAAACCGCTGCGGGCGGGGATTGGGGATTGTGTGGTGATCCGCGCAGCCACGCGCCACGATTTCCGGGCATCGTCAGCTTTTCGCTTTTTGGTCGCCGACCTCTCTCAGCTACCGGATAACCTGGCTCATTCTGAGGTCACCGATTTCATACTCGACGCCCCGGCACTGGCCTTTGCACAGTTTGTCGATTCACAGTTAAGCAGCGAGGTGGACAATAGAATTGAAGATAAAATACTGGATCTTTTTCTCGATTTGCTTGCCCGTCAACGCCTTGCCGCACCGCTAGACAACCGGATTCAGAAGGCGCTGCAGGTAATGCGTGATAATCTGGCCATGCCACTCACCATAAATCAGTTAGCCCGTGTCGCCTGTCTGAGCAGTACCCAATACAAGACTCTGTTCAAAGCCAGTATGGGCATGACCACTTTTCAGTACCTGACCAAGCTACGTATGGAGCGGGCACGTGCTCTGTTGTCTCACTCCGATCTGCCGATCGCTCTGATTGCCGAACAAGTCGGTTTTGTTGACCCCTCAGCATTTAGCCGTAGTTTCAGCCGTTATTTTGGCCAGCCGCCAAAATACTTTAATGCCCGAAGAGGCTAA
- a CDS encoding DMT family transporter gives MRNKHTLYSQQTLTALAPVLFLLMWSSGAVMAKVGLQHASVWSFLIARSAISLLLILLLLGLFRGWRSIRLPTLDWSTVCNVLGAGLLVQAGYLSGYFLALQHGLSPGIVTVILGLQPLLTPLLTRQKQSGLAVLCLLGGFFGLCLAVAGSSSGAELNWTGIICAALALLAITWGTIFQSRITLDTMDSIWYQNSLALLVFSLIQLFQPWHMVWNQELIASLLWMSVIVSTGALLLLMLMLKQRSASQVSVLFYAIPALAMLFDFIWFDTRLSLLSLSGLALVAVSVWHYTRYQARLQQASPARQPGQTELVNAPGHHKG, from the coding sequence ATGCGAAACAAGCACACACTCTATTCTCAGCAAACACTGACCGCTCTGGCACCGGTGCTGTTCTTACTGATGTGGAGCAGCGGAGCAGTGATGGCCAAAGTGGGGTTGCAACACGCCTCCGTATGGAGCTTCCTGATTGCCCGTTCAGCCATTTCTTTGCTTCTGATTTTACTGCTGTTAGGTCTGTTCAGGGGCTGGCGATCTATTCGTTTACCGACGCTCGACTGGTCAACGGTCTGCAATGTGCTGGGCGCGGGCCTCCTGGTGCAGGCTGGCTATCTGAGTGGTTATTTTCTGGCTCTGCAGCACGGTTTATCGCCGGGTATTGTAACCGTGATCCTCGGGTTACAGCCGTTACTCACCCCATTGCTGACCCGACAAAAACAGAGCGGCTTGGCCGTATTGTGCCTTTTGGGTGGCTTTTTCGGACTATGTCTTGCTGTCGCGGGTTCTTCCTCTGGTGCTGAACTAAACTGGACAGGGATCATCTGCGCGGCTCTGGCGCTGCTGGCCATTACCTGGGGTACGATTTTTCAAAGCCGTATCACGCTCGATACCATGGATTCGATATGGTATCAGAATAGCCTGGCACTACTCGTGTTTAGCCTGATTCAGTTATTCCAGCCCTGGCACATGGTCTGGAATCAGGAACTGATCGCTTCGTTGCTGTGGATGAGCGTTATCGTATCAACCGGGGCTTTATTGCTACTGATGCTGATGCTCAAACAGCGTTCTGCCAGCCAGGTCAGTGTGTTGTTTTACGCGATTCCTGCCCTGGCCATGCTGTTTGATTTTATCTGGTTCGATACCCGTTTATCACTGCTGTCACTTTCAGGTCTCGCGCTGGTCGCGGTCAGTGTCTGGCACTATACCCGGTATCAGGCTCGCTTACAGCAAGCGAGTCCGGCTCGGCAACCAGGCCAAACCGAACTGGTTAACGCTCCGGGGCATCACAAGGGCTGA